The Eurosta solidaginis isolate ZX-2024a chromosome 4, ASM4086904v1, whole genome shotgun sequence genome includes a window with the following:
- the yl gene encoding vitellogenin receptor Yl isoform X1, with the protein MAKTLFLPLENVRKKQSPTLSTSSSTAFCIVVVLLLFPTLLTHTSAHPICGTDQFQCRDGSCILQEKMCDGRRDCPDNSDEVDCEKEMCHKPNWFQCAKPNGPCLASELICNGVENCPGGEDELDCVISSSRASKWMSVSSGRMASKSTDVGTGGWHETKRNCSAYEYSCRTDHTCIPLDFMCDGKSDCHDRSDELDGCEGAKISCPGFFCNNKKCLQSKKWICDGVDDCGDGSDEHRCGVNCTLEQGKFLCHDNSSCLSLDSACNGKKECADDSDESHQCSSSINSCSTKVCPPASTCKMLPDRGAECICPAGYRMSMLENACRDIDECVEIYGLCSHGCQNTRGSYRCTCDVGYVLRADNSTCEAYGGDPLLLYTTQIAVMGVHLRNKLVYTVAKNLTKVIGVAFDGKNIYWTNIQNEAESIVKANADGTNPEILLTSGLDAPEDMAVDWLTGNIYFSDNTMHHIAVCSNEGLYCTALITVDVHQPRGVALWPQRGQMFWTDWGIKPMIARASMDGSNSLTLVTENIHWPNGIALDMHNERIYWVDAKLATMESTRPDGTDRRRILEGIMKHPYGLDIFEENIYWSDWGTKSVHKCHKFTGKGHQIVTKDRTIYAVHIYHTAKQPKIDHACMRMRCSHLCLLSEGGRSTCACPDGMQLGADRMRCIKTHKKQRLFIALKNSLLEMDHTKFGRHTILQTHHLPIYISQMAYNNVNGKLIIADNIQRTIFEYDLLTAHISVLTRDNIGNITSIEFDYLSHNIYWTDAERHVVEVYSLQTSHRAIVSFFAGLEVPIALAIIPEDGIMFVALRTRKYVHIDQLPLCGNGPHTHAFEDELGDDDFHFAIDYETKTLYWSDTELGRISFTDYRNLQDYTFRKRLKRPYALALIEDDLFWSELHSSTIYWTHKNNMGTVKRVEIQIAQPTYAHILPARIPLTASRPVSLLEHPCQHENGGCSHICVTVAQFSKACLCPAGLVFRDMTNTTCIESLDCEFRCRSGECLTQSRRCNGRKDCPDGSDELGCDPASTKRHKVICAIGEFMCHDSTQCVKKSLRCDGRKDCHDGSDETHCVKFDKDKRCHSHQHACDNGNCVDMSVVCDGSDDCGDHSDETNCKSNVKETTGDLPVCAADMFQCNTGTCIAQSWECDGKLDCTDGSDEHEKCGTKECPTDMHKCMLRQCIDRRLVCDGNNDCGDYSDEINCDFTTGKQRNLTCSASDHTMYQCRSDPSICLELSARCNGTAECPRGEDEEKCGVVCSIYEFQCESNNECIRKEFRCDRDNDCADGSDEKNCEHYKNTTISTGITKSKLNERACGPNMFDCKDGQCVEMSRVCNNFEDCDSGADEGPLCETACSPATSRRICMHKCRPTPIGAVCSCFPGYYLDTDQRTCIDVNECEESEPCAQICENTHGSYRCQCYPDFMLRPDKTTCKSIESQSALMFSTYNEVRSMTEQPITLRVAWAVNDTKIAGFDLNIRKREAYFTTDVENVLYKVDMEKGEVIAGLRVQTPTKVAVDWITDNVYVITRAAQYGIHVCSFHAKMCGRIVTSLPRDTIRTLAIDALKRRLFYVTVRSHSFNLPLSEVNMVHLDGKKRETLLVKQGGYITALACDPYKRQLYFVDMHTKTLQVMDYKTKTKPIPRTIIQKGNVVMHPSGLTIYENQAFIVNIGSKEAINCQLFGARDCKAFNLNILNAEDVVVDGATRQPLATNPCDMAKCHGMCVQADYGYECMCGDVIVNENVHCPKSTHNEILSSAIQQIDEYESTSHAAITTILVLIFLIMLCAGVGYFYLRRVSQGHGNFNINLHFQNPLSSFNNATKSMGSTQQQSGISSTTATFDGDTNSGRSSDNIVAGIERRKYVPPIYRFLPSTGRGSLSGAEVLLEASAVQTKNSSDELHFKYTQPPDQTERLAPTERTSQELVESEFLYTTSSTIRVHDDDDVAGSKFAT; encoded by the exons AT GGCAAAAACCCTATTTCTCCCGTTAGAAAATGTGCGCAAAAAACAATCACCTACCTTGTCTACATCTAGTAGCACCGCTTTCTGCATTGTTGTCGTATTGCTATTATTTCCAACTTTACTTACACACACTTCTGCTCATCCCATTTGTGGCACCGATCAATTTCAATGTCGAGATGGAAGTTGCATCTTACAGGAGAAGATGTGTGATGGACGTCGCGACTGTCCCGATAACTCGGACGAAGTGGATTGTG AAAAGGAAATGTGCCACAAGCCGAATTGGTTTCAATGTGCCAAACCCAATGGACCCTGTTTGGCGTCGGAGCTTATTTGTAATGGCGTCGAAAATTGTCCAGGTGGTGAAGATGAATTAGACTGTGTGATTTCGTCGTCTCGTGCTTCGAAGTGGATGAGTGTTAGCAGTGGTAGGATGGCTTCGAAAAGTACAGACGTCGGCACAGGCGGCTGGCATGAGACAAAACGCAATTGTAGCGCATACGAGTATAGCTGTCGCACCGATCATACTTGTATACCGTTAGATTTTATGTGCGATGGTAAGAGTGATTGTCATGATCGTTCCGATGAGTTGGATGGTTGCGAAGGCGCGAAGATCAGCTGTCCGGGGTTtttctgcaataataaaaaatgctTGCAAAGCAAGAAATGGATTTGTGATGGCGTGGATGATTGTGGTGATGGCAGTGATGAGCACAGATGCG GCGTCAATTGCACATTGGAGCAGGGCAAGTTCCTTTGTCACGACAATTCGAGTTGTCTCTCCCTAGATTCGGCCTGCAATGGTAAAAAAGAATGTGCCGATGACAGTGATGAATCTCATCAGTGTAGTTCCTCGATTAATAGTTGTAGCACAAAAGTATGCCCACCAGCATCGACGTGTAAAATGTTACCAGATCGGGGTGCTGAATGTATTTGCCCCGCAGGTTATCGTATGTCCATGTTGGAGAATGCCTGTAGGGATATCGACGAATGTGTGGAAATTTATGGACTATGCTCGCATGGTTGCCAGAATACTCGTGGTTCATATCGTTGTACTTGCGATGTAGGTTACGTTCTGAGGGCTGATAATAGCACTTGTGAGGCGTATGGTGGTGATCCGCTTCTGCTCTACACCACTCAAATAGCTGTTATGGGGGTGCATTTACGTAATAAACTGGTCTATACAGTGGCAAAGAATTTAACCAAAGTTATTGGTGTTGCCTTTGATGGGAAAAATATCTATTGGACGAATATACAAAATGAAGCGGAAAGTATTGTGAAGGCAAATGCTGATGGCACAAATCCGGAAATATTGCTTACATCCGGCTTGGATGCACCCGAAGATATGGCTGTCGATTGGTTAACGG GAAATATATACTTCTCTGACAATACAATGCACCACATTGCCGTCTGCTCAAATGAAGGACTCTACTGCACCGCACTTATCACAGTTGACGTACATCAACCGCGAGGTGTCGCACTTTGGCCACAGCGCGGACAAATGTTCTGGACGGATTGGGGTATTAAACCGATGATTGCGCGTGCCTCCATGGATGGCAGCAACTCACTAACGCTAGTTACGGAAAACATACATTGGCCCAACGGAATTGCATTGGATATGCACAATGAACGCATCTATTGGGTTGACGCTAAATTGGCCACAATGGAAAGTACACGACCTGATGGCACCGATCGTCGACGAATACTCGAAGGTATAATGAAACATCCATATGGTCTGGATATATTTGAAGAGAATATCTATTGGTCTGATTGGGGCACGAAGAGTGTGCATAAATGTCATAAATTTACTGGTAAAGGACATCAGATTGTGACTAAGGATCGCACGATCTATGCAGTACATATTTATCATACAGCGAAGCAACCGAAAATTGATCATGCGTGCATGCGTATGCGTTGCTCTCACTTATGCTTGCTCAGCGAGGGGGGGCGGTCTACATGTGCTTGTCCCGATGGTATGCAATTGGGTGCGGATCGTATGCGTTGTATTAAGACACATAAAAAACAGAGGCTTTTTATTGCTTTGAAAAATTCATTGCTAGAAATGGATCATACGAAATTTGGACGGCATACGATCTTGCAAACGCATCATCTGCCGATTTATATAAGTCAAATGGCGTATAATAATGTTAATGGCAAATTGATCATAGCTGATAATATACAACGTACGATTTTTGAGTATGATCTACTCACGGCTCATATTTCAGTGTTGACACGAGATAATATTGGTAATATAACGTCGATTGAGTTTG ATTACCTCTCACACAATATATACTGGACAGATGCGGAACGCCATGTGGTAGAAGTTTACTCACTGCAGACAAGTCATCGCGCTATAGTAAGCTTTTTCGCTGGTTTAGAAGTACCTATTGCGCTCGCTATCATACCTGAGGACGG CATTATGTTTGTTGCACTGCGCACACGCAAATATGTACACATCGATCAGCTGCCACTCTGCGGCAATGGACCGCACACTCACGCTTTTGAGGATGAACTGGGCGATGATGACTTCCATTTTGCAATCGATTATGAAACTAAAACTCTTTATTGGTCTGACACCGAGCTTGGTCGCATCTCTTTTACCGATTATCGCAACCTCCAGGATTATACGTTCCGTAAACGTCTCAAGCGTCCTTATGCCCTCGCGCTGATCGAAGATGATCTTTTTTGGTCAGAGTTGCACTCCTCAACTATATATTGGACTCATAAAAATAATATGGGCACTGTGAAACGTGTTGAAATTCAAATAGCTCAACCCACTTATGCGCATATATTACCTGCACGCATTCCCCTCACGGCCAGTCGACCAGTTTCGCTTCTAGAGCATCCCTGTCAACATGAGAATGGTGGTTGTTCACATATTTGCGTAACGGTTGCACAGTTTAGCAAAGCGTGTTTATGCCCGGCAGGACTTGTTTTCCGTGATATGACCAATACTACCTGCATTGAGTCGTTGGATTGCGAATTCCGTTGCCGCTCAGGTGAGTGTTTGACGCAATCGCGTCGCTGCAATGGACGTAAAGATTGTCCGGATGGCTCTGATGAATTGGGTTGCGATCCGGCTAGCACGAAGCGTCACAAAGTTATATGTGCGATTGGAGAGTTCATGTGTCATGATTCGACACAATGTGTTAAGAAAAGTTTGCGCTGCGATGGACGCAAGGACTGTCATGATGGTTCGGATGAGACACACTGCGTCAAATTCG ACAAAGATAAACGTTGTCACAGTCATCAGCATGCCTGCGATAACGGTAACTGCGTAGATATGAGTGTCGTTTGCGATGGCTCTGACGACTGTGGTGATCATTCGGATGAAACGAACTGTAAATCTAATGTTAAGGAGACCACGGGCGATTTGCCCGTTTGCGCAGCGGATATGTTTCAATGCAACACGGGTACATGCATCGCACAAAGCTGGGAATGCGATGGGAAGCTAGATTGTACGGACGGTTCAGATGAGCACGAAAAATGTG GAACCAAAGAATGTCCCACCGATATGCATAAATGTATGCTCCGCCAGTGTATTGATCGACGTCTGGTATGCGATGGCAACAATGACTGCGGCGACTATTCAGATGAAATTAATTGTGACTTCACCACGGGCAAGCAACGCAATCTAACCTGCAGCGCCTCAGATCATACCATGTACCAATGTCGGAGCGATCCAAGTATTTGTCTAGAGTTGAGTGCACGTTGCAATGGTACAGCCGAATGTCCACGCGGTGAGGATGAGGAAAAATGTGGTGTGGTATGCAGTATttatgaatttcaatgcgaatcaAACAACGAATGCATACGTAAGGAATTCCGTTGCGATCGCGATAATGATTGTGCTGATGGTTCAGATGAAAAGAATTGTGAACATTACAAAAATACCACAATATCTACCGGCATAACCAAGTCCAAACTAAATGAACGAGCTTGTGGACCGAATATGTTCGATTGCAAGGATGGCCAATGTGTGGAAATGTCTCGTGTATGTAATAATTTCGAAGATTGTGACAGTGGCGCCGATGAGGGACCACTCTGTGAAACAGCATGTAGTCCGGCAACAAGTCGACGAATTTGTATGCATAAATGTCGTCCCACGCCAATTGGTGCCGTATGCTCATGCTTTCCAGGCTATTATTTGGATACAGATCAGCGTACGTGCATAGATGTGAATGAATGCGAGGAGAGTGAGCCGTGTGCTCAAATATGTGAGAATACACATGGTTCGTATCGTTGTCAATGTTATCCAGATTTTATGCTGCGTCCCGATAAGACTACTTGCAAGTCCATTGAAAGTCAATCGGCTTTAATGTTTTCCACCTACAATGAAGTGCGTAGCATGACTGAGCAACCGATAACATTGCGTGTCGCATGGGCTGTTAATGATACGAAGATTGCAGGTTTTGATTTGAATATACGTAAAAGGGAGGCTTACTTTACTACGGATGTCGAGAATGTGTTGTATAAGGTGGATATGGAGAAGGGTGAGGTGATAGCTGGTTTACGTGTGCAGACTCCCACTAAAGTGGCCGTCGACTGGATTACAG ATAACGTTTATGTCATTACCCGCGCCGCTCAATACGGCATACACGTTTGTTCATTCCATGCGAAAATGTGTGGACGCATAGTTACATCACTTCCCCGCGACACCATACGAACACTGGCCATAGATGCACTAAAGCGACGCCTCTTCTATGTTACTGTACGCTCGCACTCCTTCAACTTACCCCTTTCAGAGGTGAACATGGTTCACTTAGATGGTAAAAAACGTGAGACGTTGTTAGTTAAACAGGGTGGCTACATCACGGCTTTGGCTTGTGATCCCTACAAGCGTCAACTGTACTTTGTCGATATGCATACGAAAACATTACAAGTGATGGATTATAAAACGAAGACGAAGCCTATACCGCGCACCATAATACAAAAGGGTAATGTAGTAATGCATCCATCCGGTCTAACGATTTATGAAAATCAGGCGTTCATTGTGAATATTGGCTCTAAGGAAGCTATTAATTGCCAACTATTTGGTGCACGTGATTGCAAAGCTTTCAACTTGAATATTCTAAATGCGGAAGATGTAGTTGTAGATGGCGCCACACGTCAACCGCTGGCAACAAATCCATGCGATATGGCCAAATGTCATGGTATGTGCGTGCAAGCTGATTATGGTTACGAGTGTATGTGTGGCGATGTGATTGTGAACGAAAATGTACATTGTCCGAAGAGCACACATAATGAGATTTTGTCCAGTGCTATTCAGCAGATTGATGAATATGAGTCTACTTCACATGCTGCAATTACAACCATTTTGGTTCTCATATTTTTGATAATGCTTTGCGCCGGTGTTGGGTACTTTTACTTACGTCGTGTGTCCCAAGGTCATGGCAATTTCAATATAAACCTGCATTTCCAGAATCCGTTATCTTCATTCAACAACGCTACCAAGTCTATGGGGAGCACGCAGCAACAAAGTGGCATCAGCAGCACAACCGCCACTTTTGATGGAGACACAAATAGCGGAAGAAGTAGCGACAATATCGTGGCAGGAATCGAGAGGAGGAAATATGTTCCGCCGATTTATAGATTTTTGCCAAGCACGGGGCGGGGTTCGTTGTCGGGTGCGGAAGTTCTTCTCGAAGCGTCAGCG GTGCAAACAAAAAATAGCTCAGACGAGCTGCACTTTAAGTATACTCAG CCGCCCGACCAAACAGAGCGGTTGGCGCCAACTGAACGGACATCCCAAGAATTGGTGGAGTCAGAATTTCTATACACCACCAGTAGTACAATCCGAGttcatgatgatgatgatgttgccGGATCGAAATTTGCCACCTAG